Proteins from a single region of Cytophagaceae bacterium:
- a CDS encoding tryptophan synthase subunit alpha, with protein sequence MNRIEELFKNNKQNILNIYFTAGFPELKDTLPILQALQNSGTDIVEIGMPYSDPVADGETIQGSNQKALENGMSVKVLFEQLAGFRNHGITVPVVLMGYFNPVYQYGVEEFCKKCSEVGIDGLILPDLPLDEFNDHYREIFEKYGLLNIFLITPQTSEDRIRKIDGISKGFIYMVSSASVTGAVTGVSHNMEEYFERVNAMNLKNPRLIGFGIKDKETFAQAAKSASGAIIGSQFVRVLETATDLPADIEKFVESLR encoded by the coding sequence ATGAACCGTATAGAGGAGCTTTTTAAGAACAATAAACAAAATATACTCAACATATATTTCACTGCCGGTTTTCCTGAACTTAAGGATACTTTACCTATACTTCAGGCACTTCAAAACTCAGGGACTGATATAGTTGAAATTGGAATGCCTTATTCTGACCCCGTTGCGGATGGCGAAACTATTCAGGGCTCAAACCAAAAAGCTCTTGAAAACGGAATGTCAGTTAAGGTTTTGTTTGAGCAGCTCGCTGGCTTTAGAAATCATGGAATTACAGTTCCCGTAGTTTTGATGGGGTATTTCAATCCGGTTTATCAATATGGTGTGGAAGAATTCTGTAAAAAATGCAGTGAAGTTGGCATTGACGGGTTGATTTTACCTGATTTACCATTAGATGAATTCAATGATCACTACCGAGAAATTTTTGAAAAATATGGCCTGCTAAATATATTTCTAATTACTCCACAAACGTCTGAAGACAGAATCAGAAAAATCGACGGGATATCAAAAGGATTTATTTATATGGTTTCATCTGCAAGTGTTACGGGTGCAGTCACAGGTGTAAGTCATAACATGGAAGAATACTTTGAAAGAGTCAATGCCATGAACCTTAAAAACCCCCGCCTTATAGGATTTGGAATAAAAGACAAGGAAACTTTTGCTCAGGCCGCAAAATCAGCGTCTGGGGCCATTATTGGTAGTCAGTTTGTGAGAGTATTGGAAACCGCAACTGACCTACCGGCAGATATTGAAAAATTTGTAGAATCTTTAAGATAG
- a CDS encoding N-acetylmuramoyl-L-alanine amidase — protein MKLLFTLGLNLITFLLFGNVDDKKPKKTAGFASVNYEIFGDDHAFTPIVDQELKEHVYYIVSGHGGPDPGANTLVNGNMVAEDEYAYDVSLRLAKNLISHGAKVYMIVRDENDGIRDEEYLDVDTDEVVWGGEKIPLNQSQRLRQRTQIINSLYEENKAKGYEIQRVIETHVDSRYTDHKVDIFFYYNENKPESKRLAEGMYETIKTKYDAKQKGRGYNGEVKPRALWTITASKPPVVFIELGNITNEYDRKRLLIPDNRQAIANWFLAGLLDN, from the coding sequence ATGAAATTATTATTTACTTTAGGTCTAAACCTAATAACTTTTCTGCTTTTTGGAAATGTAGATGATAAAAAGCCCAAAAAAACTGCCGGATTTGCTTCTGTAAATTATGAAATATTTGGTGATGACCATGCTTTTACTCCAATTGTTGACCAGGAGTTAAAAGAGCATGTTTATTATATCGTAAGTGGTCATGGCGGACCTGATCCCGGTGCCAATACCCTTGTAAATGGTAATATGGTGGCAGAAGACGAATATGCTTATGATGTAAGTTTGAGATTAGCAAAAAACCTGATATCACATGGGGCAAAGGTATATATGATTGTGAGGGACGAAAATGATGGCATCAGAGATGAAGAATATCTTGATGTAGATACCGATGAGGTAGTGTGGGGTGGAGAGAAAATCCCTTTGAATCAATCGCAGAGGCTTAGACAAAGAACACAGATTATCAATAGTTTATACGAAGAAAATAAAGCCAAAGGATATGAGATTCAAAGGGTAATTGAAACCCACGTTGACTCAAGATATACCGATCATAAAGTGGATATTTTCTTTTATTACAATGAAAACAAGCCCGAAAGCAAGAGATTGGCTGAAGGTATGTATGAAACTATTAAGACTAAATACGATGCTAAGCAGAAAGGCCGTGGCTATAATGGTGAAGTGAAACCAAGAGCACTTTGGACTATCACAGCCTCTAAGCCTCCTGTAGTATTTATTGAGCTCGGGAATATCACGAATGAGTACGACCGCAAGAGGTTGCTCATCCCCGATAACAGACAAGCGATAGCCAATTGGTTTCTCGCAGGATTACTTGATAACTAG
- a CDS encoding T9SS type A sorting domain-containing protein: MKTRLLFIFILLSFKGIFAQNQGNFCGITHQSQAESEGVESFIRQFQKNAVNLRPSAETIYIPLKLHVVINDAGSVNSSFFRSKDFNQSLAYTNAVYKKANIQFFVTGSINYIKSSKLQNLVIKNTETVVIDGYTENIVEEELCRPHEIPNAINLFFVNNTNIDGFISASYAKYPNTTSVQKISSYRIIMNAQAIGGYGDIKYPGLPHEIGHHFSLYHPFDYNGGAKELVKRDTGANCETTGDFLCDTPADPYNDIPSNSPDRSLCSELPPNYRDANGDIYKPDMSNIMTYYSNYCKSGFTAGQYERILAGLALRKTSATFGKYDAPDATVTPPTITGINNYEGGVMQLFLKDNSNNETGFIIERASSATGEFVAIGGIAENTTIYTDELVGIDNVTNTTFYYRVRPSNSKNAYSNVFEKTTKTKFGCIPPVNIKCGETTFNMVFRTVKAAGSTLNETYAPCRSVANYSYNNTKEYLFQTNTDYTIEGTIQNEIQAYHNIYAWIDKNKNGSFDENERIYATNYSAINKPADKNFKFIFSTKDLSGTYTLRLRMGFVTNLRDACAGVQQGETNDYVINVAGGFSLSAGAITSPAVCPGGTITVPLTFDGAPLATTKFSVLISDKQGANFKEISSVLEGANIKVAIPKDFVSGTGFKIKVVSTNPSSESVSPSSITIMALPTAKFETKEASIQQYQSLDVKLNLTGDLTIKIKLSDNQTFELNDLNPTVRLSPNVSTDYKISAVNNTCGEGSVDNSILKIIVNQVLGLEKEKSEEYFKIFPNPTSGVFTLQISKSSHNPKDLEIVDTNGRILFFKKITKDEEEIDLKGLTSGMYFIKIKTDNLILNKRLIKISQ, encoded by the coding sequence ATGAAAACAAGATTACTATTTATATTTATTCTTTTGAGCTTTAAGGGCATTTTTGCTCAAAATCAGGGTAATTTCTGTGGAATTACACATCAATCACAGGCAGAATCTGAAGGCGTTGAATCATTTATCCGGCAGTTTCAAAAAAATGCAGTAAATCTCCGCCCATCAGCAGAAACTATTTATATTCCGCTGAAACTCCATGTTGTAATCAACGATGCTGGCTCTGTTAATTCAAGTTTTTTTCGTTCAAAAGACTTTAATCAATCATTGGCATATACCAATGCAGTTTATAAAAAAGCAAATATTCAGTTTTTTGTAACTGGCAGTATCAATTATATCAAAAGTAGTAAACTTCAAAACTTGGTTATAAAAAACACTGAAACCGTTGTAATTGATGGTTATACCGAGAACATTGTCGAAGAAGAGCTTTGCAGGCCTCATGAAATACCTAATGCCATTAACCTCTTTTTTGTAAACAATACAAACATTGACGGTTTCATTAGTGCTTCTTATGCCAAATATCCGAATACTACCTCTGTTCAAAAAATCAGTTCTTATAGGATCATTATGAATGCACAGGCGATTGGTGGTTATGGAGATATTAAATACCCCGGTTTACCGCATGAAATCGGCCATCATTTTAGTCTTTATCATCCGTTTGACTACAATGGTGGAGCAAAAGAGCTGGTGAAAAGGGACACAGGAGCCAATTGCGAAACTACCGGTGATTTTCTTTGTGACACCCCAGCCGACCCTTACAACGATATTCCCTCTAATAGTCCGGACAGGTCACTTTGTAGTGAATTGCCACCCAATTACCGAGATGCAAACGGAGATATTTATAAACCTGATATGAGCAATATAATGACCTACTATAGCAATTATTGTAAATCTGGCTTTACTGCAGGGCAATACGAAAGAATTTTAGCAGGTCTGGCACTTAGAAAAACTTCTGCAACATTTGGAAAATATGATGCACCTGACGCAACTGTTACACCTCCGACAATTACAGGTATTAACAATTATGAGGGCGGAGTCATGCAGCTTTTTCTAAAAGATAATTCAAATAATGAAACTGGTTTTATCATTGAGAGGGCTAGCTCTGCCACAGGTGAGTTTGTGGCTATTGGTGGCATAGCCGAAAATACTACGATTTATACCGATGAATTGGTGGGAATTGACAATGTCACCAATACTACTTTCTATTATAGGGTGAGGCCCAGTAATAGCAAAAATGCATACAGTAATGTATTTGAGAAAACCACTAAAACAAAGTTTGGGTGTATTCCTCCAGTTAATATCAAATGTGGTGAAACCACATTCAATATGGTATTCAGGACTGTGAAAGCTGCCGGTTCTACGCTAAACGAAACCTACGCACCTTGTCGTAGTGTGGCCAATTATAGTTATAATAATACGAAAGAGTATCTTTTTCAAACCAATACAGATTATACCATTGAAGGTACCATCCAAAACGAAATTCAGGCCTATCATAATATTTATGCATGGATTGATAAAAACAAAAACGGCTCCTTTGATGAGAATGAGCGGATTTATGCGACTAATTATTCGGCTATAAACAAGCCTGCAGACAAAAATTTCAAATTTATTTTCTCAACCAAGGACTTGTCAGGAACTTATACCCTGAGGCTCAGAATGGGATTTGTTACAAATCTGAGAGATGCCTGTGCAGGAGTACAGCAAGGCGAAACCAACGATTATGTCATTAATGTTGCAGGAGGTTTTTCATTGAGTGCAGGTGCTATAACATCACCTGCCGTTTGTCCGGGTGGAACGATTACAGTTCCTCTAACTTTTGATGGTGCTCCTTTAGCTACTACTAAATTTTCGGTATTAATTTCAGACAAACAAGGAGCAAATTTCAAAGAGATTAGTTCGGTTCTGGAAGGAGCAAATATTAAGGTAGCTATACCAAAAGACTTTGTCTCAGGAACTGGATTTAAAATAAAGGTTGTCAGTACAAATCCGTCTTCTGAGTCTGTAAGCCCTTCATCAATTACCATAATGGCATTGCCCACTGCCAAATTTGAAACGAAAGAGGCTTCAATTCAACAATACCAAAGTCTTGATGTCAAATTGAATTTAACAGGCGATTTGACAATAAAAATTAAGCTTTCAGATAATCAAACTTTTGAGTTAAATGACCTAAATCCAACTGTAAGACTTTCGCCAAATGTAAGTACTGACTATAAGATAAGTGCTGTAAATAACACTTGTGGTGAAGGAAGCGTAGATAATTCGATTTTGAAAATAATTGTCAACCAGGTTTTGGGCTTAGAAAAAGAAAAATCTGAAGAATATTTTAAAATTTTCCCCAATCCTACATCAGGAGTATTTACACTTCAAATTTCTAAAAGCTCCCATAATCCGAAGGATTTGGAGATTGTAGATACCAATGGTAGAATACTATTCTTTAAGAAAATAACAAAAGATGAGGAAGAAATAGATTTGAAGGGATTAACCTCTGGAATGTATTTCATCAAAATAAAAACTGATAATTTGATATTGAATAAGCGTTTGATCAAGATTTCCCAATAA
- a CDS encoding nuclear transport factor 2 family protein — translation MKKLIVFILALLVTQTLTAQSTFSESTFRTMMADFAQNPVSWLTTKTAPGFTYIDNNGSVKNVEQTKGIFKNVKEFDRKFSDIKVSQNGDLATVTAKLDQHVELLGNGQKIKSKHAITYTFFNQKNKWLMTSAQHTSLASSSVFTLETWNDFNDQWNKDQLKTLTENSDPKLSFIDGKAEMKTLKDLVGFYTYYQETSRKYSDLSVNHSGKTAVVTGYLHHEWYLKTEPQKLASYDGAFTYTFAHDGENWALLACQHTDRKH, via the coding sequence ATGAAAAAATTAATCGTATTTATTCTCGCATTGCTGGTAACCCAAACTCTTACAGCTCAAAGCACCTTTTCCGAATCTACTTTCAGGACAATGATGGCTGATTTTGCCCAAAATCCTGTTTCCTGGCTAACTACTAAAACCGCACCTGGTTTTACCTATATCGACAACAATGGTAGTGTTAAAAATGTGGAACAAACCAAGGGGATTTTTAAGAATGTGAAAGAATTTGACAGGAAATTTTCTGATATAAAAGTCAGTCAAAATGGAGATTTGGCTACTGTTACCGCAAAGCTGGACCAACATGTGGAATTATTGGGAAATGGGCAGAAAATCAAATCAAAACATGCCATCACCTATACATTTTTTAATCAAAAAAATAAGTGGTTGATGACCTCTGCACAGCATACATCTTTGGCGAGTAGCTCCGTATTCACATTGGAAACCTGGAATGATTTCAATGACCAGTGGAATAAAGATCAATTAAAAACTTTAACTGAAAATTCGGATCCAAAGCTGAGCTTTATTGATGGAAAAGCGGAAATGAAAACACTAAAAGATCTGGTAGGATTTTATACCTACTATCAGGAAACATCCCGAAAATACAGTGACCTGAGTGTGAACCATTCAGGAAAAACAGCAGTAGTTACGGGATATCTTCATCATGAATGGTACCTAAAAACTGAACCACAAAAATTAGCTTCTTACGATGGGGCATTTACATACACTTTTGCCCATGACGGTGAAAATTGGGCATTGCTGGCTTGTCAACATACAGATAGAAAACATTAA
- a CDS encoding M28 family peptidase, whose translation MSKSILRYSLIVFYTIFLFSCKYSNNASENQSTETETATQAIVKAPEFSQDSAYKFTEKQVSFGPRVPGSSASQKCGDWLVKKFKEYKLDVTEQKFNAVLYNGKSVPSRNIIASYNPGAAKRLIFASHWDSRPYGDKDKSVKNKAIDGANDGASGVAVILEMARIISRDSLNIGVDFILFDSEDWGAPQDFTGDVKHEYGGYCLGSEYWSKNLHKTGYSAYFGILLDMVGAKDATFQKEGVSVAVAPSIVQNVWNTASQLGFSNFFVESTGSQITDDHVPVNTIAKIPMIDIIDTRNTDNLFFEHHHTMQDNMSNIDKNTLKAVGQTMLQVLYNETTEM comes from the coding sequence ATGTCCAAAAGTATATTAAGATACTCACTTATAGTATTTTATACTATTTTTTTGTTTTCATGCAAATATTCCAACAATGCCTCTGAAAATCAGTCCACCGAAACAGAAACTGCAACTCAAGCTATAGTAAAAGCTCCTGAATTTTCGCAAGACTCAGCATATAAATTTACAGAAAAACAGGTTTCATTTGGGCCGAGGGTACCAGGGAGTTCTGCTTCACAAAAATGTGGTGATTGGTTGGTAAAAAAATTCAAAGAATATAAATTAGATGTCACCGAGCAGAAATTCAATGCTGTATTGTACAATGGAAAATCAGTGCCTTCCAGAAATATCATTGCCAGTTATAACCCCGGTGCGGCTAAAAGATTGATTTTTGCCTCCCATTGGGACTCCCGACCTTACGGTGACAAAGATAAATCTGTGAAAAATAAAGCCATTGACGGTGCCAATGACGGTGCCAGTGGCGTTGCTGTAATTTTGGAAATGGCTCGAATTATCAGCAGGGATAGCCTGAATATTGGTGTAGATTTCATTCTATTTGACTCAGAGGACTGGGGTGCACCCCAAGATTTTACAGGTGATGTAAAACATGAATATGGCGGATATTGCCTGGGGTCTGAATATTGGTCGAAAAATCTGCATAAAACAGGATATTCTGCATATTTTGGAATATTGCTGGATATGGTTGGGGCAAAAGATGCAACCTTTCAAAAAGAAGGAGTTTCAGTCGCAGTGGCTCCATCAATTGTTCAGAATGTATGGAATACGGCTTCTCAACTTGGTTTCAGTAATTTTTTTGTAGAAAGCACGGGTTCTCAAATTACTGACGACCATGTTCCGGTAAATACAATTGCAAAAATTCCGATGATTGACATCATTGACACCCGAAATACTGACAACCTGTTTTTCGAGCACCATCATACCATGCAGGACAATATGAGTAATATTGATAAAAACACTTTGAAAGCTGTGGGGCAAACTATGCTCCAGGTTTTATACAATGAGACTACTGAAATGTAA
- a CDS encoding response regulator transcription factor — translation MHKKNEMVEEAMKLVTVILFEDNTSYRNSLTNFFKGVEGILFAGAFGDANEVLSKIRKHKPDVVLMDIQMPGISGIDALKKIKSSHPEVKVLIQTVFEDEHKIFSAICAGANGYVLKSPDPELMLQAIMDVYDGGGHMSPTIALKAMKMFQNQFVASQSTYVELTEREKEILGLMVKGKSYKMIADTVFLSYHTVHWHVKNIYEKLHVNSAPEAVAKAIEGRLV, via the coding sequence TTGCATAAAAAAAACGAAATGGTGGAAGAAGCAATGAAATTGGTAACCGTGATATTGTTTGAAGACAATACCAGCTATAGAAATAGCCTGACCAATTTCTTTAAGGGTGTGGAGGGGATTTTGTTTGCCGGAGCTTTTGGCGATGCCAATGAGGTGCTTTCAAAAATCAGAAAACATAAACCCGATGTGGTGCTGATGGATATTCAGATGCCTGGAATAAGCGGAATAGATGCTCTGAAAAAGATAAAAAGCAGTCACCCGGAAGTAAAGGTTTTGATACAGACGGTGTTTGAAGATGAGCATAAGATATTTTCGGCGATATGTGCCGGAGCGAATGGTTATGTGCTCAAAAGCCCCGACCCGGAGCTGATGCTGCAAGCCATCATGGATGTATATGATGGAGGCGGGCACATGAGCCCTACGATAGCTCTGAAAGCCATGAAGATGTTCCAAAATCAGTTTGTGGCCAGCCAAAGCACTTATGTGGAATTGACAGAAAGAGAAAAGGAAATATTAGGCCTAATGGTAAAAGGCAAAAGCTATAAAATGATAGCCGACACAGTGTTTTTGAGCTATCACACCGTGCATTGGCACGTAAAAAACATTTACGAAAAATTACACGTAAACTCCGCCCCAGAAGCAGTCGCCAAGGCTATTGAGGGGAGGTTGGTTTAA
- a CDS encoding helix-turn-helix domain-containing protein yields MFYKKYQAASHLSPFVECFYIWENVDFEVHHQIIESPPTAFGSMVFNYGDTYSFKTLGNEKFISVPQNFITGQATQNYFLQLPRKIGMIGVVFKPAAISTLFGMPMYEFVNTRYELSDVFGTEIDIISDKIREENSKELKVEILNNYLTIKLMKLKKGPDRTDYAANLILDQKGMVNISNLMSELYVCRRQFERQFLQKVGMSPKYYARVRRIGYLCASLASKKWKIDDWHDLIYKMGYYDQSHFIKEFTSFTGKSPRFYLKNNLELANYLE; encoded by the coding sequence GTGTTTTATAAAAAATACCAGGCTGCATCACATTTAAGCCCTTTCGTGGAATGTTTTTACATCTGGGAAAATGTGGATTTTGAGGTCCACCATCAAATCATCGAGTCGCCGCCTACAGCGTTTGGCTCGATGGTTTTTAACTATGGAGATACGTATTCTTTCAAAACACTTGGCAACGAAAAATTCATTTCCGTTCCCCAAAATTTCATAACAGGTCAGGCTACCCAAAACTATTTTTTGCAATTGCCCCGTAAGATCGGCATGATTGGGGTAGTTTTTAAACCCGCCGCAATTTCTACCTTATTTGGCATGCCTATGTATGAATTTGTCAATACCAGATACGAGCTATCAGATGTTTTTGGAACTGAAATTGATATAATTTCAGATAAAATTAGAGAAGAAAATTCGAAGGAGTTAAAAGTAGAAATTCTTAATAATTATCTTACCATTAAGCTCATGAAACTAAAAAAAGGACCCGACAGAACCGATTATGCGGCCAATCTTATTCTCGATCAAAAAGGGATGGTTAACATTTCAAATCTGATGTCAGAATTGTACGTATGTAGAAGGCAGTTTGAACGACAATTCTTACAAAAAGTGGGCATGAGCCCCAAGTATTACGCCCGAGTTCGCCGGATTGGGTATTTGTGTGCGTCTTTGGCCTCAAAAAAGTGGAAAATCGATGACTGGCATGACCTCATCTATAAAATGGGTTATTACGATCAATCTCACTTTATTAAGGAATTTACAAGTTTTACCGGAAAATCTCCCAGATTTTACCTGAAAAACAATCTCGAATTGGCCAATTATCTAGAATAA
- a CDS encoding LytTR family transcriptional regulator encodes METINLGSRSQVRPESIKLLKADINYTTIFFLDGTKVLVSTTMGIIESRLPREKFLRINRGTVINREMVSHYFIRPDYDEVKLQDASFVKVSRRRRMEMRQILISQ; translated from the coding sequence ATGGAAACAATTAATCTTGGAAGCAGAAGTCAGGTCAGGCCCGAAAGCATCAAGCTGCTCAAAGCCGACATCAATTACACCACTATTTTTTTTCTGGATGGCACAAAAGTGTTGGTATCTACTACTATGGGCATTATCGAAAGCCGATTGCCCAGAGAAAAATTCCTGAGGATCAACCGTGGCACGGTGATTAACCGGGAGATGGTTTCCCATTATTTCATCCGTCCCGATTACGATGAGGTAAAGCTCCAGGACGCCTCGTTTGTGAAAGTAAGCAGGAGACGGAGAATGGAGATGCGGCAGATATTGATTTCGCAATAG